One window of the Shewanella litorisediminis genome contains the following:
- the glgB gene encoding 1,4-alpha-glucan branching protein GlgB, producing MQSQDSTLISEDAARALARGQYVDAFSLLGMHTDNNQLVVRCFLPGALAVDVLSAKDGKKVASLSAEAREGMFAGVMGRRVKPFPYLLRVAYPSHVEDVYDPYGFESLLSDYDLYLFGEGRQLYAQDFLGANPKEVEGVAGVLFGVWAPNAARVSVVGDFNHWDGRIHVMRFHPANGVWDIFIPGVHDYAHYKFEILTADGELLIKSDPFAKTMEAAPNNASRVAPRSSFVWQDQDWMQARDKDWHRQAISIYELHLGSWRRKGESGDTWLTYRELADELVPYVKSLGFTHIELMPLSEFPFDGSWGYQPVGLFAPTQRFGSSDDLKYLIDTCHRAGIGVLMDWVIAHFPADAHGLARFDGTCLFEHQDPRRGRHPDWDTLIFNYGRAEVQSFLLSAATVWLRDFHIDGLRLDAVSSMLYLDYSRAEGEWLPNADGGRENHEAIECIKLINSRLYGEFPGIVMIAEESTAWDGVCRPVSEGGLGFGFKWNMGWMNDTLAYLGKDPVHRRWHHHQLTFGIMYAHSEQFILSLSHDEVVHGKASLLSKIPGDDWQKFATLRAYYGYMWGFPGKKLLFMGAEFGQRAEWNHDQSLDWHLLQYAPHQGLSLWLSDLNRLYQSHTVLGQTDHDLSRFCWLDCDNAEQGIYAFVRGEGDEALVFVVNMTPQPLSGYRLGLPCEGDWRELLNSDASCYGGCNQGNGGVIVCTPEPAGGQPQSALITIPPLGCLVLGLSRDKLPATSSAPSADNALPVKKAPASTKAKSATKAKPATKAKSTAKTQSSATDKTPATSRASTKSGARSVSKAPSKAAAKTKAEDPGL from the coding sequence ATCCAGAGCCAGGACTCAACTCTCATCAGTGAAGATGCCGCCCGCGCACTGGCGCGTGGTCAGTATGTGGATGCCTTCTCCCTGCTGGGTATGCACACCGACAACAACCAGTTGGTGGTGCGCTGTTTTCTGCCGGGGGCACTGGCGGTGGATGTGCTCAGTGCCAAAGATGGCAAAAAAGTCGCCAGTCTCAGCGCCGAAGCCCGGGAAGGCATGTTTGCCGGGGTGATGGGCCGCAGGGTCAAGCCCTTTCCTTACCTGCTGCGGGTTGCCTACCCAAGCCATGTGGAAGATGTGTACGACCCCTACGGCTTTGAGAGCCTGCTGAGCGACTACGACCTCTACCTGTTCGGTGAGGGGCGTCAGCTGTATGCCCAGGACTTTTTGGGCGCCAATCCGAAAGAGGTTGAGGGTGTGGCCGGGGTGCTCTTTGGCGTATGGGCGCCCAATGCTGCCCGGGTGTCTGTGGTGGGGGATTTCAACCATTGGGACGGCCGTATTCATGTGATGCGCTTTCACCCTGCCAACGGGGTGTGGGACATCTTTATCCCCGGCGTGCATGACTATGCCCACTATAAATTCGAAATTTTGACCGCCGATGGCGAGCTGCTGATTAAGTCAGATCCCTTCGCCAAAACCATGGAGGCCGCGCCCAATAATGCATCCAGAGTCGCTCCCCGGTCATCCTTTGTCTGGCAGGATCAGGACTGGATGCAGGCACGGGACAAAGACTGGCATCGCCAGGCCATATCCATTTACGAGCTTCATCTGGGCTCATGGCGCCGTAAAGGCGAGAGCGGTGACACCTGGCTGACGTACCGCGAGCTTGCCGATGAATTGGTGCCCTATGTGAAGTCACTGGGCTTTACCCACATAGAGTTGATGCCCTTGTCGGAGTTTCCCTTCGACGGCTCCTGGGGATATCAGCCGGTGGGCCTCTTCGCGCCCACACAGCGATTTGGCAGCAGCGACGATTTGAAATACCTGATTGATACCTGCCACCGCGCCGGTATCGGGGTTTTGATGGATTGGGTGATAGCCCACTTTCCGGCCGATGCCCACGGCCTTGCCCGCTTTGATGGCACCTGCCTCTTTGAACATCAGGATCCACGCCGTGGCCGCCATCCCGACTGGGACACCCTGATTTTCAATTATGGTCGCGCCGAGGTGCAGAGTTTCCTGTTATCGGCTGCCACCGTTTGGCTGCGGGATTTCCATATCGATGGGCTGCGTTTGGATGCGGTTTCTTCCATGCTGTATCTCGATTACAGCCGCGCCGAGGGAGAGTGGCTGCCCAATGCCGACGGCGGCCGTGAAAACCATGAGGCCATCGAGTGCATCAAGCTGATAAACAGCCGTCTGTATGGCGAGTTTCCCGGTATCGTCATGATTGCCGAAGAGTCCACCGCCTGGGACGGCGTATGTCGCCCGGTCAGTGAGGGCGGCCTGGGGTTTGGCTTTAAGTGGAACATGGGCTGGATGAACGACACCCTGGCTTACCTTGGCAAGGATCCGGTTCATCGCCGCTGGCACCATCATCAACTGACCTTCGGCATCATGTATGCCCACAGCGAGCAGTTTATCCTGTCCTTAAGCCACGATGAGGTGGTCCATGGCAAGGCATCGCTGCTGTCGAAAATCCCCGGTGATGACTGGCAGAAGTTCGCCACCCTGCGAGCCTATTACGGATACATGTGGGGTTTCCCCGGTAAGAAACTGCTGTTTATGGGCGCTGAGTTCGGCCAGCGGGCCGAGTGGAATCACGACCAGAGTCTCGACTGGCACCTGTTGCAGTACGCGCCCCATCAGGGGCTGAGTCTGTGGCTGTCCGATCTCAATCGCCTCTATCAGAGTCACACTGTGCTTGGGCAAACGGATCACGACCTGTCCCGTTTTTGCTGGCTTGATTGCGACAATGCCGAGCAGGGCATTTATGCCTTTGTGCGGGGCGAGGGGGATGAAGCCTTGGTATTTGTGGTGAACATGACACCCCAGCCCCTGTCTGGCTATCGCCTGGGGCTGCCCTGTGAAGGCGACTGGCGAGAGCTGCTCAACAGCGATGCCAGCTGCTACGGCGGCTGTAACCAGGGCAATGGCGGTGTGATTGTGTGCACCCCCGAGCCCGCCGGTGGCCAGCCACAAAGCGCCCTGATCACCATCCCGCCCCTGGGCTGTCTGGTGCTGGGGCTCAGCCGGGATAAATTGCCCGCGACTTCGTCTGCGCCTTCAGCCGACAACGCGCTGCCCGTAAAAAAAGCCCCTGCCTCAACCAAGGCCAAGTCAGCCACCAAGGCCAAGCCCGCCACCAAGGCCAAGTCCACTGCCAAGACACAGTCTTCTGCCACTGACAAAACGCCCGCTACATCCAGGGCCAGCACCAAGTCCGGTGCCAGATCTGTGTCCAAAGCTCCGTCCAAAGCGGCGGCAAAAACCAAAGCTGAGGATCCCGGCCTATGA
- the malQ gene encoding 4-alpha-glucanotransferase, translating into MGLEKLFYLQGVGDRFIDCDGREQAIPESARLAMLRALMGLEQSPDEADIAARVETLDSTPWTQLLLPLQWCFDSRPSFECQLPENRMLDMVLTLISEQGERRTLTLLAKDAETSGDYQRPDGRYLRCRYTLPPLGMGEYQLLLSHPVLGQGKGTLLMIPEQAYGGTQSPGKRPWGLGISLFTLRSPRQWGMGDLGDLQTLIELAAEAGCDFITLTPLHAPDIANPELASPYSPWDRRFLNPLYIAIDLVTEYSQFAQEFNGGDWLRERLILNQATLIDYPKLALLKYRALAKLFAAFWQLDELTGRRVRFERFVAGGGAALMDFCRDVSQRASALESEWHSDPLLADALQRAEFHAWLQFVADEQLSLCQLRCRQVGMSLGLVRDLAVGALAIGSEVSRSGVFCQGADIGAPPDPFARQGQNWGMPPMDPVALKDSALSHLKALYRSNMQSCGALRIDHVMALTRLWCWPKDDENGCYLYYPQELMLAVLCLESHKNRCVLIGEDLGTVPPLLKGLLRERGILGNDVFYFCREGGGFSPPREHRVGALLQLGNQDVPPFMAWWRGIDLGLLKQLGLIPSLTGAREERIALCRGLLQNLVQAGCLPTEALGWGACDGLFSGPEEAEAQVPTGTVAAGFHEAKAVFDALLSWLPCSRARLFSVSLWDLALESLPINIPGTSFDYPNWRARMSKSLETLWQNREFRARLESIRVARSHSHAGRHNEPARGDAMAYAEDSERQH; encoded by the coding sequence ATGGGATTGGAAAAGCTCTTTTATCTGCAAGGTGTGGGAGACAGGTTTATCGACTGCGATGGCCGTGAACAGGCCATACCTGAATCCGCTCGGCTGGCAATGTTGCGTGCCCTGATGGGGCTTGAACAATCACCCGATGAGGCCGACATAGCCGCCCGGGTGGAGACCCTCGACAGCACGCCATGGACGCAGCTGCTGTTGCCGCTGCAATGGTGTTTTGACTCCCGACCGTCATTTGAGTGTCAGCTGCCTGAAAATCGGATGCTGGACATGGTGTTAACCCTGATTTCAGAGCAGGGGGAACGCCGAACGCTGACGCTTTTGGCTAAAGATGCCGAAACGAGCGGTGATTATCAAAGGCCCGATGGCCGATACCTTCGCTGCCGTTACACCCTGCCGCCCCTGGGTATGGGGGAGTATCAACTGCTGCTGTCCCATCCTGTTTTGGGGCAGGGCAAGGGAACCTTGCTGATGATCCCCGAGCAGGCCTATGGCGGCACTCAAAGCCCTGGCAAGCGTCCCTGGGGGCTTGGTATCAGCCTGTTTACCTTAAGAAGCCCGCGCCAGTGGGGCATGGGCGACTTGGGCGACCTGCAGACTCTGATTGAGCTTGCGGCAGAAGCCGGTTGCGATTTTATTACCCTGACGCCCTTGCATGCCCCCGATATCGCCAACCCGGAGCTTGCCAGCCCATACAGTCCCTGGGACAGGCGCTTTCTCAACCCGCTCTATATCGCCATCGACTTGGTGACCGAATACAGTCAATTTGCGCAGGAATTCAACGGCGGTGACTGGCTGCGTGAACGCCTTATTCTCAATCAGGCAACCCTGATTGATTACCCCAAGCTGGCCCTGCTGAAGTATCGGGCGCTGGCAAAGTTGTTTGCGGCTTTTTGGCAGCTGGATGAACTCACCGGGCGACGCGTACGCTTTGAGCGCTTTGTGGCCGGGGGCGGTGCGGCGCTGATGGACTTTTGCCGTGACGTCAGCCAAAGGGCATCCGCCCTTGAGAGTGAATGGCACAGCGACCCCCTGCTTGCCGATGCGCTGCAACGCGCCGAGTTTCACGCCTGGCTGCAGTTTGTTGCCGATGAGCAGTTGTCACTGTGTCAGCTTCGCTGCCGTCAGGTGGGTATGTCCCTTGGTTTGGTGCGGGATTTGGCAGTGGGGGCGCTTGCCATCGGCAGTGAAGTAAGCCGCTCCGGCGTGTTTTGTCAGGGGGCCGATATCGGGGCGCCGCCTGACCCTTTTGCCCGGCAGGGGCAAAATTGGGGTATGCCCCCCATGGACCCCGTGGCGCTTAAGGACTCGGCCCTAAGCCACCTCAAGGCCCTTTATCGCAGCAACATGCAAAGCTGTGGCGCGCTGAGAATCGACCATGTGATGGCTTTGACCCGATTGTGGTGCTGGCCCAAGGACGATGAAAACGGCTGCTATCTCTACTACCCCCAGGAGCTGATGCTGGCGGTATTGTGCCTTGAGAGCCACAAGAACCGATGTGTCCTGATAGGGGAAGATTTGGGCACCGTGCCACCGCTGCTCAAGGGCTTACTGCGGGAACGGGGCATTCTGGGGAATGACGTCTTTTACTTTTGCCGGGAGGGCGGGGGATTTTCGCCGCCACGTGAGCACAGAGTCGGCGCCCTGTTGCAGCTTGGCAATCAGGATGTGCCTCCCTTTATGGCGTGGTGGCGCGGCATTGACCTTGGCTTGCTTAAGCAGCTTGGGCTTATCCCCTCCCTGACCGGGGCGCGGGAGGAGCGAATCGCACTGTGCCGGGGATTGCTGCAAAACCTGGTGCAAGCCGGATGTCTGCCGACAGAGGCCCTTGGATGGGGAGCCTGTGATGGGCTGTTTTCCGGGCCAGAGGAGGCTGAGGCTCAAGTCCCCACAGGCACTGTCGCTGCAGGTTTTCACGAGGCCAAAGCCGTTTTTGATGCCCTGCTTAGCTGGCTGCCTTGCAGCCGCGCCAGATTGTTTTCCGTCAGCCTTTGGGATCTGGCGCTTGAGTCTTTACCCATCAATATTCCCGGCACCAGTTTCGACTATCCCAACTGGCGTGCCCGCATGAGCAAGTCGCTGGAAACCCTGTGGCAAAACCGTGAGTTCAGAGCGCGGCTGGAGTCGATTCGTGTGGCCCGAAGTCACTCCCACGCGGGGCGCCATAACGAGCCTGCCCGAGGTGACGCCATGGCGTACGCAGAAGACAGCGAGCGTCAACATTGA
- the yiaY gene encoding L-threonine dehydrogenase, translating to MAAKFFIPSVNVLGQGAVDDAIGDIVTLGFKKALIVTDKPLVQIGIAGELVEKLGERGITAVVFDGVQPNPTTGNVDAGLALLKTHACDFVISLGGGSPHDCAKGIALVATNGGNIKDYEGVDKSAKPQLSLVAINTTAGTASEMTRFCIITDEARHIKMAIVDKHTTPILSVNDPELMVKKPAALTAATGMDALTHAVEAYVSVAANPITDACAIKAIELIQQYLERAVKQGQDIQAREQMAYAQFLAGMAFNNASLGYVHAMAHQLGGFYDLPHGVCNALLLPYVQEYNATVAAARLKDVAKAMGVAVDTLDDQQGAKAAIDAIKALSRAVSIPENLTVLGVKEADIPVLADNALKDACGFTNPKQATHEEICQIFRNAL from the coding sequence ATGGCTGCTAAATTTTTTATCCCGTCTGTAAACGTACTCGGCCAGGGAGCCGTAGACGATGCGATAGGTGACATCGTCACCCTGGGTTTTAAAAAGGCCTTGATTGTCACAGATAAACCATTGGTACAAATAGGTATTGCCGGTGAACTGGTGGAAAAACTGGGTGAACGCGGTATTACCGCTGTCGTGTTCGATGGCGTACAGCCCAATCCCACCACAGGCAATGTGGACGCCGGACTTGCGCTGCTCAAAACCCACGCCTGTGACTTTGTAATTTCCCTCGGCGGCGGCTCGCCCCACGACTGCGCCAAGGGCATCGCCCTGGTCGCCACCAATGGCGGCAACATCAAGGACTACGAAGGTGTCGACAAGTCGGCCAAGCCGCAGCTGTCCCTGGTGGCCATCAACACCACCGCAGGTACCGCCAGTGAAATGACCCGCTTTTGCATCATCACCGATGAAGCCCGCCATATCAAAATGGCCATAGTCGACAAGCACACCACGCCTATTCTGTCGGTGAATGACCCTGAGCTGATGGTGAAAAAGCCTGCGGCTTTGACTGCTGCCACCGGGATGGATGCCCTGACCCACGCCGTTGAGGCCTATGTGTCTGTTGCAGCCAACCCCATCACAGATGCCTGCGCCATCAAGGCGATTGAGCTTATCCAGCAATATTTGGAGCGGGCGGTGAAACAGGGACAGGACATTCAGGCCCGCGAACAGATGGCCTATGCCCAGTTCCTTGCCGGTATGGCCTTTAACAACGCCAGTCTGGGGTATGTACATGCCATGGCCCACCAGCTCGGTGGCTTCTACGACCTGCCCCACGGGGTATGTAACGCTCTGCTGCTGCCCTACGTGCAGGAATACAACGCGACGGTGGCAGCAGCACGTTTGAAAGACGTCGCCAAAGCCATGGGCGTTGCCGTAGATACGCTTGACGACCAACAGGGTGCCAAGGCCGCCATTGATGCCATCAAGGCACTGTCCAGGGCGGTAAGCATCCCCGAGAATCTGACGGTACTTGGCGTAAAAGAAGCAGACATTCCCGTGCTCGCCGACAACGCCCTTAAAGATGCCTGCGGCTTTACCAACCCCAAACAGGCCACCCATGAGGAAATCTGTCAGATCTTCCGTAATGCGCTTTAA
- a CDS encoding cytoplasmic protein, whose translation MTAITHVYNYTVRCPHYQDPQHEVSWKNHIELNHSSEIALKRITKWHSESGELAFEDQGFVVRKASDEMAYFAVQSSRLKNDGHALVTFKLFLDECCDQADPKDIVEHLIGDYQQRLEKL comes from the coding sequence ATGACAGCCATTACTCATGTTTACAACTACACAGTCCGCTGCCCCCACTATCAGGATCCCCAGCATGAAGTGAGCTGGAAGAACCACATCGAGCTGAATCACTCCAGTGAAATCGCGTTAAAACGCATCACCAAATGGCACAGCGAGTCCGGTGAGCTGGCGTTTGAAGACCAAGGGTTTGTGGTGCGTAAAGCCAGTGATGAAATGGCGTACTTTGCCGTGCAAAGCTCGAGGCTGAAAAACGATGGTCATGCCCTGGTGACCTTCAAGCTGTTTTTGGACGAATGCTGCGATCAAGCAGACCCCAAAGACATAGTCGAGCACCTGATAGGCGACTATCAGCAACGTTTGGAAAAACTCTGA
- the nhaC gene encoding Na+/H+ antiporter NhaC: MTSQKQPSLVDALIPVAALVTMLAAAVYLFSSDSSSGANQIALILAACIAMVVGIKNGYCWKDIEEGMVRSIGVATPALLILFSVGSLIGAWILSGTVPAMIYYGMQVLSPDYFYAASCLLCAFVALSIGSSWTVAGTLGIALIGIAQAVGLSVEITAGAIISGAYFGDKMSPMSDTTNLAPAVAGTDIFSHIRHMTWTTVPSIVIALLIFLFIGLSADSSGIDTNLDTTLTLLSDEFHIGPHLLLPLVVVIYLAYRKMPAFPTVILGTLAGVLCAALFQFDGVVKLADDANLGAAMALVKGLWIAMFNGYSASTGNEMLDGLLSRGGMSGMVNTVWLILSAMAFGGVMEATGLLNRLLQSMLSMVKTSSSLVITTLGCAIGANVITADQFIAIILPGRMLKLEYTRHKLAPVNLSRALEDSATVTSPLVPWNTCGAFMASTLGVATIAYLPFAFFNLICPVMSAGYAYFQIKLLPLEEFDLPESADELKSAEA; encoded by the coding sequence ATGACCTCTCAGAAACAGCCCAGCCTGGTGGATGCGCTTATCCCCGTGGCGGCACTGGTCACTATGCTCGCCGCCGCCGTCTACTTGTTCTCCTCCGACAGCTCCTCTGGGGCCAACCAAATCGCACTCATTCTCGCCGCCTGTATCGCCATGGTCGTGGGCATTAAAAACGGCTATTGCTGGAAAGATATCGAAGAGGGCATGGTCCGCAGTATCGGTGTTGCCACACCGGCACTGCTTATCCTGTTCAGCGTCGGCTCACTCATCGGTGCCTGGATCCTCTCAGGCACTGTGCCCGCCATGATTTATTACGGTATGCAGGTACTGAGCCCGGATTATTTTTACGCTGCCAGCTGCCTGCTGTGCGCCTTCGTGGCCTTGTCCATCGGCAGCTCCTGGACGGTAGCAGGTACCCTGGGTATCGCCCTTATCGGCATTGCACAGGCCGTGGGGCTCAGCGTTGAAATCACCGCCGGCGCCATCATCAGCGGCGCCTATTTCGGTGACAAGATGTCCCCCATGTCGGACACCACCAATCTGGCGCCCGCCGTGGCCGGCACGGATATTTTCAGCCATATCCGCCACATGACCTGGACCACGGTGCCCAGCATAGTGATTGCGCTGCTGATTTTTCTGTTTATCGGATTATCCGCCGACAGCAGTGGCATAGACACCAATCTGGACACCACCCTGACCTTGTTGTCAGATGAATTTCATATTGGCCCGCATCTGCTGCTGCCACTGGTGGTGGTGATTTATCTTGCTTACCGTAAGATGCCCGCCTTCCCCACGGTGATTTTGGGCACCCTCGCCGGGGTGCTGTGCGCCGCATTGTTTCAGTTTGATGGTGTGGTGAAGCTTGCCGATGACGCCAATCTCGGCGCCGCCATGGCACTGGTCAAGGGCTTGTGGATTGCCATGTTCAACGGTTACAGCGCCAGTACCGGCAATGAAATGCTCGATGGCCTCTTAAGCCGCGGTGGTATGTCAGGTATGGTCAATACCGTTTGGCTTATTCTTTCTGCCATGGCCTTTGGCGGCGTGATGGAGGCAACCGGCCTGCTCAACCGCCTGCTGCAAAGCATGTTATCCATGGTGAAAACCTCCTCCAGCCTGGTCATCACCACCCTGGGCTGTGCCATAGGGGCCAACGTCATCACCGCCGATCAGTTTATCGCCATCATCCTGCCCGGCCGTATGCTGAAACTGGAATACACCCGCCACAAGCTGGCTCCGGTAAACCTGTCCAGGGCGCTCGAAGACTCAGCCACAGTGACCAGTCCTCTGGTTCCCTGGAACACCTGCGGCGCCTTTATGGCAAGCACCCTGGGTGTGGCCACCATTGCCTATCTGCCCTTTGCCTTCTTTAATCTCATCTGCCCTGTGATGAGCGCAGGTTATGCCTACTTCCAGATAAAGCTGCTGCCCCTGGAAGAATTTGACCTGCCGGAAAGCGCTGACGAACTTAAAAGCGCGGAAGCCTGA
- a CDS encoding NAD(P)/FAD-dependent oxidoreductase, with product MYDPLISANPAQQALPPTFWSDTTEQLPEAPSLRGHQQTDVVVIGGGFTGLLTAYYLATEYGRQVTLLEANRIGFGASARNGGFVLKGSGRLSYGQMAKRWDLDTAKGIYQEFSEAVARVEGLIQDGRIDCNPQEKGYLKIAHSPKAMQTLQAGADFIARHMGQGAEFISPARLRSDYLNHHQSYGALRLADGFGLNPLKLLLGYARLAGDAGVQIFEQSTVLGSVRTAKGFTVETALGQIDANALVFAGNAYTQPGLTETLKGRFLPILSNVIVTKPLSEAALSQAGLHSRQVAMDTRILKYYYRLLPENRLLFGGRGAVWGRDADNPVYPARLKEAMDKAFPSLATVGVSHTWHGWLAASLDDMPHVYTRRGEGYSLGYCGAGVSFSSQAAWRLAGMLSGRAAPSLPLYGTPLPGFPLAPLRRVGQWAFYHYGRLMDSLS from the coding sequence TTGTACGACCCATTAATCAGCGCCAATCCGGCGCAGCAAGCTTTGCCGCCTACATTTTGGTCGGATACTACTGAGCAGTTACCCGAGGCGCCTTCACTCAGGGGGCATCAGCAGACCGATGTGGTGGTGATAGGTGGCGGTTTTACCGGACTTCTCACCGCCTACTATCTTGCCACCGAATACGGCAGGCAGGTGACCTTACTCGAAGCCAACCGCATCGGTTTTGGGGCCAGCGCCCGTAACGGCGGTTTTGTACTCAAGGGCTCGGGCCGCTTAAGCTATGGGCAAATGGCCAAACGGTGGGATTTGGACACGGCAAAGGGGATTTATCAGGAGTTCTCAGAGGCGGTGGCCCGGGTTGAAGGGCTTATCCAGGATGGCAGGATTGACTGCAATCCCCAGGAAAAGGGGTATCTTAAAATTGCCCACAGCCCCAAGGCCATGCAAACCCTGCAGGCCGGCGCCGATTTTATTGCCCGCCATATGGGGCAGGGGGCCGAGTTTATCAGTCCGGCAAGGCTTAGAAGCGACTACCTTAACCATCATCAGTCTTATGGGGCGCTGCGTCTTGCCGACGGATTCGGCCTCAATCCGCTCAAGTTGCTGCTGGGCTATGCCAGGCTGGCAGGGGATGCCGGCGTGCAAATCTTTGAGCAAAGTACCGTCCTTGGCAGCGTGCGCACCGCCAAGGGGTTCACGGTGGAAACTGCACTGGGGCAGATAGATGCCAATGCCCTGGTATTTGCCGGTAACGCCTATACCCAGCCCGGTTTGACCGAGACCCTCAAGGGGCGATTTTTGCCCATTTTGAGCAACGTGATAGTGACAAAGCCCCTGTCTGAAGCGGCGCTGTCTCAGGCGGGGCTACACAGCAGGCAAGTGGCCATGGACACCCGCATCCTCAAATACTATTACCGCTTGTTGCCGGAAAACCGCTTGCTCTTTGGCGGGCGCGGCGCCGTGTGGGGCCGTGACGCGGACAATCCTGTGTACCCGGCACGTTTGAAGGAAGCCATGGACAAGGCGTTTCCATCCCTTGCGACAGTGGGCGTGAGCCACACTTGGCACGGCTGGCTGGCGGCATCCCTCGATGATATGCCCCATGTGTATACCCGACGTGGTGAAGGCTACAGCCTGGGCTATTGCGGTGCCGGGGTCTCTTTCAGCAGTCAGGCAGCCTGGCGTCTTGCGGGCATGTTAAGTGGCAGGGCGGCGCCGTCACTGCCGCTTTATGGCACGCCATTACCGGGTTTCCCCCTGGCGCCACTCAGGCGCGTGGGGCAGTGGGCCTTTTATCATTACGGCCGTCTTATGGATTCTCTGAGCTGA
- a CDS encoding GNAT family N-acetyltransferase has translation MTNLHSQCVIRQMQPEDFDAVLALGEAVHGDGYLDLPHLQSLWHAGVKAGINASFVALDQNGLLGFRLTLAAGQWQPDRWCSPALWGLDADRVCYFKSNTLAPEARGKGLGGVLLRYAVDAVRAQGALGGIAHLWQESPHNAAVRYFTKAGGKLIKAHPDRWNQSHDNPDYLCTLCGNDCHCTACEMLLVFQES, from the coding sequence ATGACAAACCTTCACTCCCAATGTGTTATCCGCCAGATGCAGCCCGAGGATTTCGATGCTGTATTGGCTTTGGGCGAAGCCGTTCACGGCGACGGCTATCTCGATTTACCCCATTTGCAATCCCTGTGGCACGCAGGGGTGAAGGCCGGCATCAACGCAAGCTTTGTGGCGCTTGACCAAAACGGCCTGCTCGGTTTTCGCCTTACCCTTGCCGCCGGGCAATGGCAACCCGACCGCTGGTGCTCGCCAGCACTCTGGGGGTTAGACGCAGACAGGGTGTGCTATTTCAAATCCAACACCCTGGCACCCGAGGCCAGAGGCAAAGGGCTTGGCGGCGTTTTGCTGCGATATGCCGTCGATGCTGTCAGGGCTCAGGGCGCGCTTGGCGGCATTGCCCACCTGTGGCAGGAAAGCCCCCACAACGCAGCGGTGCGTTATTTCACCAAGGCCGGTGGCAAGCTCATCAAGGCCCACCCCGACCGCTGGAATCAATCCCACGACAACCCGGATTACCTTTGCACTCTCTGTGGCAACGATTGCCACTGCACGGCGTGTGAAATGTTATTGGTGTTTCAGGAGTCCTAA
- a CDS encoding acyl-CoA thioesterase, giving the protein MKFLSRRLVKPDHLNPANTLFGGQLLSWLDEEAAIFAACQMKSDRHVTKIIAEINFITPARAGDVLEFGFELISVGHSSIAVRAMVRNKVSQLPVVTVEKLVFVHVNEKGLPAPHGMRAAAA; this is encoded by the coding sequence ATGAAATTCTTAAGCCGTCGTTTGGTTAAACCCGATCACCTCAATCCCGCCAACACCCTCTTTGGTGGCCAACTGCTCAGCTGGCTCGATGAAGAGGCGGCAATCTTTGCTGCCTGTCAGATGAAGAGCGACAGACATGTGACCAAAATCATCGCTGAAATCAATTTCATTACCCCGGCAAGAGCCGGTGATGTGTTGGAGTTTGGCTTTGAACTAATCAGTGTGGGCCACAGCTCCATTGCGGTGAGAGCCATGGTGCGCAACAAGGTGTCCCAGTTGCCTGTGGTGACGGTGGAAAAGCTGGTGTTTGTGCACGTGAATGAGAAGGGACTCCCCGCACCCCATGGGATGCGGGCAGCAGCGGCCTGA